From Rickettsia endosymbiont of Ceutorhynchus obstrictus, a single genomic window includes:
- a CDS encoding DUF1828 domain-containing protein — MIETPQFFIDDYHTWLKDKTDWQQLTNCIEITTPYLDRHNDYIQIYLKQEKNYYILTDDSYTLEDLEQSGYALDYPARQKFLETTLNGFGIERNDNELFTEINHRNFALNKHNLIQAILAVNYLFYSKVEC; from the coding sequence GTGATTGAAACGCCTCAATTTTTTATAGATGATTATCATACATGGTTAAAAGATAAAACAGATTGGCAGCAATTAACAAATTGCATAGAGATCACTACTCCCTACCTTGATCGGCATAATGATTATATCCAAATTTATCTAAAGCAGGAAAAAAACTATTATATCCTGACTGATGATAGTTATACTCTTGAAGATTTAGAGCAATCAGGATATGCATTGGACTATCCCGCTAGACAAAAATTTTTAGAAACGACACTTAACGGCTTTGGAATAGAGAGGAACGACAACGAATTATTTACCGAAATTAACCATCGGAATTTTGCCTTAAATAAACATAACCTTATCCAAGCAATTTTAGCTGTTAATTATCTGTTTTATAGCAAGGTTGAATGTTAA